The following are from one region of the Melaminivora suipulveris genome:
- a CDS encoding FAD binding domain-containing protein, which translates to MYAFTYERPASRDAALQLVRAGGKPIAGGQTLLPSMRLRLAAPEQLVDLAALPELAGIRREGDQLVIGAMTRHHQVAESDAVRAAIPALAHMAQLIGDRQVRARGTLGGSVANNDPAADYPAAVLGLGATVQTDRRSIAADDFFQGLFATALEDDELICEIRFPIPQRAAYVKFRQPASRFALIGVFVAQTAGGVRVAVTGGGNGVFRHTAMEQALSSSFSPEAIANVATDENEMSSDLHGSSAYRAHLVGVMARRAVEQALA; encoded by the coding sequence ATGTACGCATTCACCTACGAACGCCCGGCGAGCCGCGACGCCGCCCTGCAACTGGTGCGCGCCGGCGGCAAGCCGATTGCCGGCGGCCAGACCCTGCTGCCCTCCATGCGCCTGCGCCTGGCGGCGCCAGAGCAGCTGGTGGACCTGGCGGCCCTGCCGGAGCTGGCCGGCATCCGCCGCGAGGGCGACCAGCTGGTTATCGGCGCCATGACGCGCCACCACCAGGTGGCCGAAAGCGACGCCGTGCGCGCCGCCATCCCCGCGCTGGCGCACATGGCCCAGCTCATCGGCGACCGCCAGGTGCGCGCGCGCGGCACGCTGGGCGGCTCGGTGGCCAACAACGACCCGGCCGCCGACTATCCCGCCGCCGTGCTGGGCCTGGGCGCCACCGTGCAGACCGACCGGCGCAGCATCGCCGCCGACGACTTCTTCCAGGGGCTGTTTGCCACGGCGCTGGAAGACGACGAGCTGATCTGCGAGATCCGCTTTCCCATCCCGCAGCGCGCGGCGTACGTCAAGTTCCGCCAGCCCGCGTCGCGCTTCGCGCTGATCGGCGTGTTCGTCGCGCAGACCGCGGGCGGCGTGCGCGTGGCCGTCACGGGCGGGGGCAACGGGGTGTTCAGGCACACGGCGATGGAGCAGGCGTTGTCGTCCAGCTTCTCACCCGAGGCCATTGCCAACGTGGCGACGGACGAGAACGAGATGAGCAGCGACCTGCACGGCAGCAGCGCCTATCGCGCGCACCTGGTCGGCGTGATGGCCCGGCGCGCGGTGGAGCAGGCGCTGGCCTGA
- a CDS encoding vWA domain-containing protein: MQAPASPSRPIPQLGDARTGKLAANLAAFGRSLRRAGVPVDAARIALAQQALLAVGVAQRLDMEAALESVLVSREADRLVFRELFAAFFRDPELAHKLLAQMLPRADGRAEPPRQRPRVREALAPPRAAKTAQPAQEQAIDLDAAMSASQLARLKNADFNQLSASEYRLVQQLVQTIALPVPTVATRRSRAGSRGARIHWSRTLHAAARTGGDVALLARRQPRRQPLPLLILVDVSGSMERYARLLLAFLHAATARVAVGGRRLAVRRDAFAFGTHLTDLHAAFAHADTDAMLAHAGQLIQGFGGGTCLGASLAGLRRHHARRLVGRRTLVLLVSDGLDTGEPQALARELDWLKRHTRSLLWLNPLLRFDGYQPLAQGAAALHRACDAMLAVHNVTRLQELAAALAQLLRQR; encoded by the coding sequence ATGCAAGCGCCAGCATCCCCGTCCCGCCCCATCCCCCAGCTGGGAGACGCGCGCACCGGCAAGCTGGCCGCCAACCTGGCGGCCTTCGGCCGCAGCCTGCGCCGCGCCGGCGTGCCGGTGGACGCCGCGCGCATCGCCCTGGCGCAGCAGGCGCTGCTGGCCGTGGGCGTGGCGCAGCGGCTGGACATGGAAGCCGCGCTGGAGTCCGTCCTCGTCAGCCGCGAGGCCGACCGCCTGGTCTTTCGCGAGCTGTTCGCCGCCTTCTTCCGCGACCCGGAGCTGGCGCACAAGCTGCTCGCGCAGATGCTGCCGCGCGCCGATGGCCGCGCCGAGCCGCCGCGCCAGCGCCCGCGCGTGCGCGAAGCCCTGGCGCCGCCGCGCGCTGCCAAGACCGCCCAGCCGGCGCAGGAGCAGGCCATCGACCTGGACGCCGCGATGAGCGCCAGCCAGCTCGCGCGCCTGAAAAACGCCGACTTCAACCAGCTCAGCGCCAGCGAATACCGCCTGGTGCAGCAGCTGGTGCAAACCATCGCGCTGCCCGTGCCCACGGTGGCCACGCGCCGCAGCCGCGCCGGCAGCCGGGGCGCGCGCATCCACTGGAGCCGCACGCTGCACGCCGCCGCGCGCACCGGCGGCGACGTGGCGCTGCTGGCGCGGCGCCAGCCGCGGCGCCAGCCGCTGCCGCTGTTGATCCTGGTGGACGTGTCCGGCTCCATGGAGCGCTACGCGCGGCTGCTGCTGGCCTTTTTGCATGCCGCCACCGCGCGCGTAGCCGTCGGCGGCCGGCGCCTGGCGGTGCGCCGCGACGCATTCGCCTTCGGCACGCACCTGACCGACCTGCACGCCGCCTTCGCCCATGCCGACACCGACGCCATGCTGGCGCACGCCGGCCAGCTGATCCAGGGCTTCGGTGGCGGCACCTGCCTGGGCGCGAGCCTGGCCGGGCTGCGCCGCCACCACGCGCGCCGCCTGGTGGGCCGGCGCACGCTGGTGCTGCTGGTCAGCGACGGGCTGGACACGGGCGAGCCCCAGGCGCTGGCGCGGGAGCTGGACTGGCTCAAGCGCCACACGCGCAGCCTGCTGTGGCTGAACCCGCTGCTGCGTTTCGACGGCTACCAGCCGCTGGCCCAGGGCGCGGCCGCGCTGCACCGCGCCTGCGACGCCATGCTGGCGGTACACAACGTGACGCGGCTGCAGGAGCTGGCCGCCGCCCTGGCGCAGCTGCTGCGCCAGCGCTGA